A window from Burkholderiales bacterium encodes these proteins:
- the nuoK gene encoding NADH-quinone oxidoreductase subunit K, which produces MITLSEYLVLGAILFAIAVVGIFLNRKNVIILLMAIELMLLAVNMNFIAFSHFLDDIAGQVFVFFILTVAAAESAIGLAILVVLFRNLRTINVEDLDHLKG; this is translated from the coding sequence TTGATAACGCTGTCCGAGTACCTCGTTCTGGGGGCGATCCTGTTCGCCATCGCCGTGGTGGGGATATTCCTCAACCGCAAGAACGTGATTATCCTGCTGATGGCGATCGAGCTGATGCTACTGGCGGTGAACATGAACTTCATCGCCTTCTCGCACTTCCTCGACGATATCGCCGGGCAGGTGTTCGTGTTCTTCATCCTGACCGTGGCGGCCGCCGAGTCGGCCATCGGCCTCGCGATCCTGGTGGTGCTGTTCCGCAATCTGCGCACCATCAACGTCGAGGACCTGGATCACCTGAAGGGCTGA
- a CDS encoding hypothetical protein (possible pseudo, frameshifted): MTGMQQLYLLVPLAPLVGSLVAGLFGWLIGRTWSHRVTIALMMVSFAASVVVFVDVLRATPSTARSTPGPPPGKRVSRSAS; this comes from the coding sequence ATGACCGGCATGCAGCAGCTCTATCTCCTGGTGCCGCTGGCACCGCTCGTCGGCTCCCTCGTGGCGGGCCTGTTCGGCTGGCTGATCGGGCGCACCTGGTCCCACCGGGTGACCATCGCCCTCATGATGGTGAGCTTCGCCGCCTCGGTGGTGGTGTTCGTGGACGTGCTCAGGGCAACACCTTCAACGGCACGGTCTACACCTGGGCCACCTCCGGGGAAGCGCGTTTCGAGATCGGCTTCCTGA
- the nuoI gene encoding NADH-quinone oxidoreductase subunit I → MIERIRDFFKTFLLLELVRGMMLTGRHLFARKITVQFPEEKTPQSPRFRGLHALRRYPNGEERCIACKLCEAICPALAITIESEQRADGTRRTTRYDIDLTKCIFCGFCEESCPVDSIVETRILEYHGEKRGDLVYTKEMLLAIGDRYEAQIAADREADAPYR, encoded by the coding sequence GTGATCGAGCGCATTCGGGATTTCTTCAAAACCTTCCTGCTCCTGGAGCTGGTGAGGGGCATGATGCTCACCGGCCGTCATCTGTTCGCGCGCAAGATCACGGTGCAGTTCCCCGAGGAGAAGACGCCCCAATCCCCCCGCTTCCGCGGGCTGCACGCCTTGCGGCGCTATCCCAACGGGGAGGAGCGTTGCATCGCCTGTAAGCTGTGCGAGGCGATCTGCCCGGCGCTGGCGATCACTATCGAGTCCGAGCAGCGCGCCGACGGCACGCGCCGCACCACCCGCTACGACATCGACCTCACCAAGTGCATCTTCTGCGGTTTTTGCGAGGAGTCGTGCCCAGTGGACTCCATCGTAGAGACGCGCATCCTCGAGTACCACGGGGAGAAGCGCGGCGACCTGGTGTACACCAAGGAAATGCTGCTCGCCATCGGCGACCGCTACGAGGCGCAGATCGCGGCGGACCGGGAGGCGGACGCGCCCTATCGCTAG
- a CDS encoding ADP-ribose pyrophosphatase, producing MTKRDFTETRLRSRRAFEGKLLRLEVDEVRLPDGTTAVREHVVHPGAVVMIAFVDERRLLLERQYRYPLGREFYELPAGKIDPGEDPLCTAERELKEETGYRARSWIRVATLHPCVGYSNERLVYYLARDLSFEGHQPDQGEFLEAFALDLGEALEWVRTGRITDGKSVAGLFWAEKIVRGEWPLPEPAR from the coding sequence ATGACCAAGCGGGACTTCACCGAAACGCGCCTGCGTTCCCGCCGTGCCTTCGAAGGCAAGCTCTTGCGGCTCGAGGTGGACGAGGTTCGCCTGCCCGACGGGACAACCGCCGTGCGCGAGCACGTGGTGCACCCGGGGGCGGTGGTGATGATCGCCTTCGTCGATGAGCGCCGGCTGCTGCTGGAGCGCCAGTACCGCTATCCCCTGGGCCGTGAGTTCTACGAGCTTCCAGCGGGGAAGATCGATCCTGGGGAGGACCCGCTGTGCACGGCCGAGCGGGAGCTCAAGGAGGAGACCGGCTACCGCGCCCGCTCCTGGATTCGGGTGGCCACCCTGCACCCCTGCGTCGGTTATTCCAACGAGCGACTCGTCTATTACCTGGCCCGGGACCTGAGCTTCGAAGGGCACCAGCCCGACCAGGGAGAGTTCCTGGAAGCCTTTGCCCTAGATCTGGGCGAGGCCCTGGAGTGGGTGCGGACCGGCCGCATCACGGACGGCAAAAGCGTCGCGGGGCTCTTCTGGGCGGAGAAGATCGTGCGCGGCGAATGGCCCCTGCCCGAGCCGGCGCGTTGA
- the nuoM gene encoding NADH dehydrogenase subunit M, translated as MIFGLPLLSVVIWLPILFGVAVLATGDDRRAALARRLALAGSVLGFLVALPLYTQFDPSMAGMQFVEKHLWIERFNVHYHLGIDGISLWLILLNCFTTPLVVLAGWRVIEERVSQYMGAFLLMSGFINGAFSALDAVLFYVFWEALLIPMFIIIGVWGGPNRVYAAVKFFLYTLLGSLLMLVAFIYLYLKSGGSFSILDYHRLPLPLTVQILIFIAFLAAFAVKVPMWPVHTWLPDAHVEAPTGGSVVLAAILLKLGGYGFLRLSLPIAPDASQVLAEFMIALSLIAIVYIGFVALVQADMKKLIAYSSVSHMGFVTLGFFLFNAYGVEGAIVQMISHGFVSGALFLCVGVLYDRLHSRLIADYGGVVNTMPVFAALFMLFAMANAGLPGTSGFVGEFLVIMGAVQVNFWYAFFAAMTLVLGAAYTLWMYKRVVFGAIANAKVAALKDISAREGLVLGLVAAAVLAMGVYPLPFTEAMHASVNELLAHVARGKL; from the coding sequence ATGATTTTTGGCCTTCCTTTGCTCAGCGTCGTCATCTGGCTGCCCATCCTGTTCGGCGTGGCCGTCCTCGCCACCGGCGACGACCGCAGGGCGGCGCTCGCCCGCCGCCTGGCCCTGGCGGGGTCGGTGCTCGGGTTCCTGGTGGCGCTGCCCCTCTACACCCAGTTCGACCCGTCCATGGCCGGCATGCAGTTCGTGGAAAAGCACCTGTGGATCGAGCGCTTCAACGTCCACTACCACCTGGGCATCGACGGCATCTCCCTGTGGCTGATCCTGCTCAATTGCTTCACCACGCCCCTGGTGGTGCTGGCCGGCTGGCGCGTGATCGAGGAGCGCGTTTCCCAGTACATGGGCGCGTTCCTGCTCATGTCGGGGTTCATCAACGGCGCCTTCAGCGCGCTGGACGCGGTACTGTTCTACGTGTTCTGGGAGGCGCTGCTGATCCCCATGTTCATCATCATCGGGGTCTGGGGCGGCCCGAACCGGGTGTATGCGGCGGTCAAGTTTTTCCTCTACACGCTGCTCGGGTCGCTGCTCATGCTGGTGGCCTTCATCTATCTGTATCTCAAGTCCGGGGGCAGCTTCTCCATCCTGGATTACCACCGGCTGCCGCTGCCGCTCACGGTCCAGATCCTGATATTCATCGCGTTCCTGGCCGCTTTCGCGGTCAAAGTCCCCATGTGGCCGGTGCATACCTGGCTTCCGGACGCCCACGTGGAGGCCCCGACTGGCGGCTCCGTGGTGCTGGCGGCGATCCTGCTCAAGCTCGGCGGCTACGGCTTCCTGCGCCTGTCGCTGCCCATCGCTCCCGACGCGAGCCAGGTTCTGGCGGAGTTCATGATCGCCCTGTCGCTCATTGCCATCGTCTATATCGGTTTCGTGGCGCTGGTGCAAGCGGACATGAAGAAGCTCATCGCCTATTCTTCGGTCTCCCACATGGGCTTCGTCACCCTGGGCTTTTTCTTGTTCAACGCCTACGGCGTGGAAGGGGCGATCGTGCAGATGATTTCCCACGGTTTCGTCTCCGGGGCCTTGTTCCTTTGCGTCGGCGTCCTGTACGACCGGCTGCACTCCCGCCTCATCGCCGACTACGGCGGCGTGGTCAACACCATGCCGGTGTTCGCCGCCTTGTTCATGCTCTTCGCCATGGCCAACGCCGGCCTGCCGGGGACCAGCGGCTTCGTGGGCGAGTTCCTGGTCATCATGGGCGCGGTCCAGGTCAACTTCTGGTATGCCTTCTTCGCCGCCATGACCCTCGTCCTTGGGGCCGCCTACACCCTGTGGATGTACAAGCGGGTGGTATTCGGCGCCATCGCCAACGCCAAGGTGGCGGCGCTCAAGGACATTTCGGCCCGGGAGGGGCTGGTGTTGGGGCTGGTGGCTGCGGCGGTGCTGGCAATGGGCGTCTATCCGCTTCCCTTCACCGAGGCGATGCATGCCTCGGTGAACGAGCTGCTCGCCCACGTAGCGCGCGGCAAGCTGTAA
- a CDS encoding enoyl-CoA hydratase produces MEMNIPVQLLEAPRQGVVGPAFNNQREIRFSPQLAARYEREQQALWLQWKPSPRPCFNPALLRDLRSYCDLVDMSGAELSVDGEKLPIAYSVLSSATPGVFNLGGDLDLFVALIERRDRQGLLMYGRACIDVLYRNYVGYDLPITTISLVQGECLGGGFECALSSDLIVAEASSRFGFPEILFNLFPGMGAYSFLERKVGQKLTEQLIASGKVYSAQEMREMGVVDVVCEDGQGAAEVAALIRSQSRNRNGLNAMYRARRRVHRLDFSELLDVVEIWVDSALRLTSRDMRLMQKLVSRQNDLGVPRQLH; encoded by the coding sequence ATGGAAATGAACATCCCCGTCCAACTGCTGGAAGCGCCGCGCCAGGGGGTTGTCGGCCCGGCATTTAACAATCAGAGGGAAATCCGCTTCTCGCCCCAACTGGCGGCGCGCTACGAGCGAGAGCAGCAAGCGCTCTGGCTGCAGTGGAAACCCTCCCCCAGGCCCTGCTTCAATCCAGCCCTCCTGCGGGATCTGCGCAGCTACTGCGACCTGGTGGACATGAGCGGCGCCGAGCTTTCGGTGGACGGGGAAAAGCTCCCCATCGCCTACTCCGTCCTCAGCTCGGCAACGCCGGGGGTATTCAACCTGGGCGGGGACCTGGACCTGTTCGTGGCCCTGATCGAGCGCCGCGACCGGCAGGGGCTGCTCATGTACGGGCGTGCCTGCATCGACGTGCTGTACCGCAACTACGTGGGCTATGACCTTCCCATCACCACCATCTCCCTGGTCCAGGGGGAGTGCCTGGGCGGCGGCTTCGAGTGCGCCCTCTCCAGCGACCTCATCGTGGCCGAGGCGAGCAGCCGGTTCGGCTTTCCGGAGATCCTTTTCAACCTTTTCCCCGGCATGGGGGCCTACTCGTTCCTCGAGCGCAAGGTGGGGCAGAAGCTCACCGAGCAACTGATCGCCAGCGGCAAGGTCTACAGCGCCCAGGAAATGCGGGAAATGGGCGTGGTGGATGTGGTATGCGAAGACGGCCAGGGAGCGGCCGAGGTGGCGGCCCTGATCCGCAGCCAGTCCCGCAACCGCAACGGCCTGAACGCCATGTACCGCGCCCGGCGGCGGGTGCACCGGCTGGACTTCTCCGAGCTGCTGGACGTGGTGGAAATCTGGGTCGACAGCGCCTTGCGCCTCACTTCCCGGGACATGCGGCTCATGCAGAAGTTGGTCTCTCGCCAGAACGACCTGGGGGTTCCCCGCCAATTGCATTGA
- the nuoH gene encoding NADH-quinone oxidoreductase subunit H, whose product MTFFEDLFGPTWPAVWTLAKIVAIVVPLLLCVAYLTYAERKLIGYMQVRIGPNRVGPKGWLQPIADALKLLLKEIVIPSGANKVLFVLAPVLSIMPALAAWAVVPFDPDLVLADIDAGLLYVMALTSMGVYGIIVAGWASNSKYAFLGAMRSAAQIVSYEIAMGFALVGVLMAAGSLNLVEIVKGQQGAGFWSWNLIPLFPLFLVYFISGVAETNRLPFDVAEGESEIVAGFHVEYSGMAFAVFFLAEYANMILVGALASVMFLGGWLPPLNVAPFTWIPGFVWFLIKVAFMVFLFLWFRATFPRYRYDQIMRLGWKVFIPVTLVWIVLVGALMQTPLWVW is encoded by the coding sequence ATGACCTTTTTCGAAGACCTTTTCGGACCCACCTGGCCCGCGGTCTGGACCCTGGCCAAGATCGTGGCGATCGTGGTGCCGCTGCTTCTGTGCGTGGCCTACCTCACCTACGCCGAGCGCAAGCTGATCGGCTACATGCAGGTGCGCATCGGCCCGAACCGGGTGGGCCCCAAGGGGTGGCTGCAGCCCATCGCCGATGCGCTGAAGCTGCTGCTCAAGGAAATCGTCATCCCCAGCGGAGCCAACAAGGTCCTGTTCGTGCTGGCGCCGGTGCTGTCCATCATGCCTGCCCTGGCGGCCTGGGCGGTGGTGCCTTTCGATCCGGACCTGGTGCTGGCCGACATCGACGCGGGATTGCTGTACGTGATGGCGCTCACCTCCATGGGCGTCTACGGCATCATCGTCGCCGGCTGGGCGTCCAACTCCAAATACGCCTTCCTGGGCGCCATGCGCTCGGCGGCCCAGATCGTCTCCTACGAGATCGCCATGGGCTTCGCTCTGGTGGGCGTGTTGATGGCGGCGGGCAGCCTCAACCTGGTGGAAATCGTCAAGGGCCAGCAGGGGGCCGGCTTCTGGTCCTGGAATCTGATCCCCCTGTTCCCCCTGTTCCTGGTGTACTTCATCTCCGGGGTGGCGGAGACCAACCGGCTGCCCTTCGACGTAGCGGAAGGGGAATCGGAGATCGTGGCCGGCTTCCACGTGGAGTACTCGGGCATGGCTTTCGCCGTCTTCTTTCTCGCCGAGTACGCCAACATGATCCTGGTGGGGGCGCTCGCCTCGGTGATGTTCCTGGGAGGGTGGCTGCCACCCTTGAACGTCGCCCCGTTCACCTGGATACCAGGCTTCGTCTGGTTCCTGATCAAGGTGGCGTTCATGGTGTTCCTGTTCCTGTGGTTCCGCGCCACCTTCCCGCGCTACCGCTACGACCAGATCATGCGCCTCGGCTGGAAGGTGTTCATTCCCGTGACGCTGGTGTGGATCGTGCTGGTGGGGGCGCTCATGCAGACGCCCCTCTGGGTGTGGTGA
- the nuoN gene encoding NADH-quinone oxidoreductase subunit N — translation MSFEVPNLIPVLPELLVLAAACTILLVDLLIKDERQAATYALTQLTLLGAAVLSVATAGAERAYTMNGMFVDDPMGDVLKVTVYITVAVLLTYSREYLSARGLLKGEFFGLALLATLGMMVMVSASHFLVLYLGLELLSLSLYSMVALQRDSAVATEAAMKYFVLGAMASGMLLYGMSMLYGATGTLQLDEVLAAIQGGAAQRTVLVFGLVFVVAGLAFKLGVVPFHMWVPDVYQGAPTAMTLFIASAVKLAAFGFVMRLLVDGLQPLFADWQGMLVILALASMAIGNVTAIAQSNIKRMLAYSTIAHMGFMLLGFLSGEVNGYSSAMFYVVTYVLTTLGAFGMVMLLSREGFEADNLDDFKGLNQRNPWYAFIMLILMFSLAGVPPTVGFFAKLSVLQAALEAGFVWLVVAAVVLALIGAFYYLRIVKLMYFDPPATGEPLRPQADVRLMMGANGLAVLALGILPQPLMALCVFAVQRAF, via the coding sequence GTGAGCTTCGAGGTGCCCAATCTGATTCCCGTCCTTCCGGAGCTGCTGGTCCTGGCCGCCGCCTGCACGATCCTGCTGGTCGATCTTCTGATCAAGGACGAGCGCCAGGCGGCGACCTACGCCCTCACCCAGCTCACGCTGCTCGGCGCGGCCGTGCTCAGCGTCGCCACCGCCGGCGCCGAGCGGGCCTACACCATGAACGGCATGTTCGTGGACGATCCCATGGGGGACGTGCTCAAGGTCACGGTCTATATCACGGTGGCGGTGCTGCTCACCTACTCCCGCGAGTATCTGTCGGCCCGCGGGCTGCTCAAGGGCGAGTTCTTCGGCCTGGCCCTGTTGGCCACCCTGGGCATGATGGTGATGGTCTCCGCCAGCCACTTCCTCGTCCTGTACCTGGGGCTGGAGCTCCTTTCCCTGAGCCTGTATTCCATGGTGGCCCTGCAGCGGGACTCCGCCGTGGCGACCGAGGCGGCGATGAAATACTTCGTCCTGGGGGCGATGGCCTCGGGGATGCTGCTGTACGGCATGTCCATGCTCTACGGCGCCACCGGCACCCTGCAGCTCGACGAGGTGCTGGCGGCCATCCAGGGCGGCGCGGCTCAGCGCACCGTGCTGGTGTTCGGCCTGGTGTTCGTGGTGGCGGGGCTGGCGTTCAAGCTGGGGGTGGTGCCTTTCCACATGTGGGTGCCGGACGTGTACCAGGGGGCGCCCACGGCCATGACCTTGTTCATCGCCTCGGCGGTGAAGCTGGCGGCATTCGGCTTCGTCATGCGCCTGCTGGTGGATGGCCTGCAACCCCTGTTCGCCGACTGGCAGGGCATGCTGGTGATCCTGGCGCTCGCCTCCATGGCGATCGGCAACGTCACCGCCATTGCCCAGAGCAACATCAAGCGCATGCTCGCTTATTCCACCATCGCCCACATGGGCTTCATGCTCCTGGGCTTTCTCTCGGGGGAGGTGAACGGCTACAGCTCGGCCATGTTCTACGTGGTGACCTACGTGCTCACCACCCTCGGGGCTTTCGGCATGGTGATGCTCCTTTCCCGGGAGGGTTTCGAGGCGGACAACCTGGACGATTTCAAGGGGTTGAACCAGCGCAATCCCTGGTATGCCTTCATCATGCTGATCCTCATGTTCTCCCTGGCCGGCGTCCCGCCTACGGTGGGCTTTTTCGCCAAGCTCTCGGTGCTGCAGGCCGCCCTGGAGGCGGGCTTCGTGTGGCTGGTGGTCGCGGCGGTAGTGCTCGCCCTGATCGGCGCCTTCTATTACCTGCGCATAGTCAAGCTCATGTATTTCGATCCGCCGGCCACCGGGGAGCCCTTGCGCCCGCAGGCGGACGTGCGCCTGATGATGGGTGCCAACGGGCTGGCGGTGCTCGCGTTAGGAATCCTGCCCCAGCCCCTCATGGCGCTGTGCGTCTTCGCCGTACAGCGGGCCTTCTGA
- the nuoL gene encoding NADH-quinone oxidoreductase subunit L (possible pseudo, frameshifted) — protein MHIYTIGYMEEDPGYQRFFSYISLFTFSMLMLVMSNNFLQLFFGWEAVGLVSYLLIGFWYTRPSAIYANLKAFLVNRVGDFGFLLGIGMVFYHFGTLDYVSVFQKAPELAGSVVEIFPGSPWLLMTVICVLLFIGAMGKSAQFPLHVWLPDSMEGPTPISALIHAATMVTAGIFMVARMSPLYELSETALSVVLVIGAITAFFMGLVAIVQNDIKRVVAYSTLSHLGYMTVALGASAYSVAIFHLMTHAFFKAVLFLGAGSVIIAMHHEQDMRRMGGLRRYMPITYLAVLIGGLANVGFPGFGGFFSKEAIIEAVHLADRPGATFAYWAVTLGVFVTALYTFRLLFLTFHGPERFRHPQPHGAHSGHGGDEHHEVHVPHESPWVVTLPLVLLAVPSVAAGWLIGPILFGDYFGPAIRISPEHGALAHMAEEFRGAFAMMAHAVFTAPFWLMAAGIATAWYLYIVRPDLPGLVKERAGLLYAILERKYGFDEFNDWFFAAGARRLGAGLWKVGDVKVIDGFMVNGSAYMVAWFSSVVRRLQSGYIYHYAFTMIIGVFLLLTLRDYLGRWLGWGV, from the coding sequence GTGCACATCTACACCATCGGCTACATGGAGGAGGACCCGGGCTACCAGCGGTTCTTTAGCTACATCTCCCTCTTCACCTTCTCCATGCTGATGCTGGTCATGTCCAACAACTTCCTGCAGCTTTTCTTTGGCTGGGAAGCGGTGGGCCTGGTCTCGTACCTGCTGATCGGCTTCTGGTACACGCGCCCGAGCGCGATCTACGCCAACCTCAAGGCGTTCCTGGTGAACCGGGTGGGGGACTTCGGCTTCCTGTTGGGCATCGGCATGGTGTTCTACCACTTCGGCACCTTGGATTACGTCTCGGTGTTTCAAAAGGCGCCGGAGCTGGCGGGGAGCGTCGTGGAGATCTTCCCCGGCTCGCCCTGGCTGCTCATGACGGTCATCTGCGTGCTGCTGTTCATCGGAGCCATGGGCAAATCGGCCCAGTTTCCCCTCCACGTGTGGCTGCCGGATTCCATGGAGGGCCCCACCCCCATCTCGGCCCTGATCCACGCCGCCACCATGGTGACCGCCGGCATCTTCATGGTGGCCCGCATGTCGCCCCTGTACGAGTTGTCGGAGACGGCGCTGTCGGTGGTCCTGGTGATCGGCGCCATCACCGCCTTCTTCATGGGGCTGGTGGCCATCGTGCAGAACGACATCAAGCGGGTGGTGGCCTATTCCACCCTCTCGCACCTGGGCTACATGACGGTGGCGCTGGGCGCCTCCGCTTATTCGGTCGCCATCTTCCACCTCATGACCCACGCCTTCTTCAAGGCGGTGCTGTTCCTGGGCGCCGGCTCCGTGATCATCGCCATGCACCACGAGCAGGACATGAGGCGCATGGGCGGCCTGCGCAGATACATGCCCATCACCTACCTGGCGGTACTGATCGGGGGACTGGCCAACGTGGGTTTCCCGGGCTTCGGCGGCTTCTTCTCCAAGGAGGCGATCATCGAGGCGGTTCATTTGGCCGACCGTCCGGGCGCCACCTTCGCCTACTGGGCGGTTACGCTGGGCGTGTTCGTGACGGCGCTCTACACCTTTCGGCTTCTGTTTCTCACCTTCCACGGCCCGGAGCGTTTCCGCCACCCGCAGCCCCACGGGGCCCACAGCGGCCATGGGGGCGACGAGCACCACGAGGTGCACGTGCCCCACGAGTCCCCCTGGGTGGTGACCTTGCCCCTGGTGCTGCTTGCCGTGCCGTCGGTGGCGGCGGGCTGGCTGATCGGGCCGATCCTGTTCGGGGATTATTTCGGTCCGGCGATCCGCATCTCCCCTGAACACGGGGCGCTGGCGCACATGGCCGAGGAATTCCGCGGGGCGTTCGCCATGATGGCCCACGCCGTGTTCACGGCCCCGTTCTGGCTGATGGCCGCCGGCATCGCCACCGCTTGGTACCTGTACATCGTCCGCCCCGACCTGCCCGGGCTGGTCAAGGAGCGGGCCGGTCTGCTGTACGCGATCTTGGAGCGCAAGTACGGCTTCGACGAGTTCAACGACTGGTTCTTCGCCGCCGGCGCCCGCCGGCTCGGCGCCGGTCTGTGGAAGGTGGGGGACGTGAAGGTGATCGACGGCTTCATGGTCAACGGCTCGGCGTACATGGTGGCCTGGTTCTCCTCGGTCGTCCGCCGTCTGCAGTCGGGCTACATCTACCACTACGCCTTCACCATGATCATCGGCGTTTTCCTCTTGCTCACCCTGCGCGACTACCTGGGTCGCTGGCTGGGTTGGGGGGTTTGA
- the nuoJ gene encoding NADH dehydrogenase subunit J, which yields MTFQQFVFYFLAAILVFAALRVITARNPVHSALFLVLAFFTSAGLWLLLEAEFLAITLVLVYVGAVMVLFLFVVMMLDINIDRLREGFLRWFPFGAALAVLMVLEMGLVLWGKYFAPEAMPAPAPRPAGYSNTKELGRVLYTEYVYPFELAAVLLLVAIVAAIALTLRRRKDTKYVDPAKQVVVRREERVRLVSMPAEKERG from the coding sequence ATGACTTTCCAGCAATTCGTGTTCTATTTCCTGGCCGCCATCCTGGTGTTCGCGGCCCTGCGGGTCATCACCGCGCGAAACCCCGTGCACTCGGCCCTGTTCCTGGTGCTCGCCTTTTTCACCTCGGCCGGGCTGTGGCTGTTGCTGGAGGCGGAATTCCTGGCCATCACTTTGGTGCTGGTGTACGTGGGGGCGGTGATGGTGCTGTTCCTGTTCGTGGTGATGATGCTCGACATCAACATCGACCGGCTGCGGGAGGGCTTCCTGCGCTGGTTTCCGTTCGGGGCCGCCCTGGCGGTCCTGATGGTGCTGGAGATGGGGCTGGTGTTGTGGGGCAAGTATTTCGCCCCCGAAGCCATGCCGGCTCCGGCCCCGCGACCCGCCGGCTACAGCAACACCAAGGAGCTGGGGCGCGTGCTCTACACCGAGTACGTGTACCCGTTCGAGCTGGCGGCCGTGCTGCTGCTGGTGGCGATCGTCGCCGCCATCGCGCTGACGCTGCGCCGGCGCAAGGACACGAAGTACGTGGATCCCGCCAAGCAGGTGGTGGTGCGCCGGGAGGAGCGGGTGCGGCTGGTGTCGATGCCGGCGGAAAAAGAACGCGGCTGA